One genomic window of Daphnia pulex isolate KAP4 chromosome 10, ASM2113471v1 includes the following:
- the LOC124204158 gene encoding cytochrome P450 3A24-like, with product MDALSLLFSPTVWIIPALYILYWYGTSTFDYFKSQGINGPKPLPYIGNMWGVWKKNIPKYDKELAAKYGRTFGYFDGTLPNLYTTDINLIKSIFVKDFDHFVNRRTFSVKRKVFRKMLTIIQDKEWKDVRSSVTPVFTTGKIKLMSKMITECANRLVIKFQKIAETEGKLNAKMQFSAFTMDVIARCAFGMAIDNLGEKDDPFMTKAKVLFSPPANKSPLILLPFMLPNVLGFVGESIFFPKEFDFFINILEGLIKQRSNSTEKYHDFVEVATEAILEHTKTVNGKEVPIWNREEVDEIVTSQSMLFMLAGFDTTATTLTNSAFLLARNQEVQERLYEEVMRKHEQFSEVNHEMILDFPYVDHVIHEVLRMYPPLLRVERMCNKEVTYNGVRIKKGMIVTVPAFALHYDEEYYPDPYRFNPDRWDPESEIKPNPNVFMPFGMGPRNCVGMRFAIEEMKIALCTLVKNFRFFPVAETPEEMQFEDGFIGVIQPIHATVGIESRC from the exons ATGGACGCTCTATCTCTTTTATTCTCACCGACAGTATGGATAATTCCAGCCTTGTACATCCTCTACTG GTATGGGACTTCGACGTTCGACTACTTCAAATCACAAGGAATTAACGGCCCAAAACCCCTGCCGTATATCGGTAACATGTGGGGTGTttggaaaaag AACATTCCGAAATACGACAAGGAATTGGCCGCAAAGTACGGTCGAACCTTTGGGTATTTCGACGGAACTTTGCCGAATCTTTACACGACTGACATCAATctcatcaaatcaattttcgtCAAAGATTTCGACCACTTCGTCAATCGTAGA ACTTTCTCAGTCAAGCGCAAAGTTTTCCGCAAAATGTTGACTATTATTCAAGACAAGGAATGGAAAGACGTCCGCTCGTCCGTCACTCCCGTCTTCACCACGGGCAAGATTAAACTT ATGTCGAAGATGATAACAGAGTGTGCCAACCGGCTggtaatcaaatttcaaaagatagCAGAGACTGAAGGGAAACTGAATGCTAAAAT GCAATTTAGCGCATTCACCATGGACGTGATTGCCCGATGCGCATTTGGAATGGCCATCGATAATTTGGGCGAGAAAGACGATCCGTTCATGACAAAAGCCAAGGTGCTATTCAGTCCTCCAGCCAACAAGTCACCACTTATTCTTCTTCCat TCATGTTACCGAATGTGTTAGGATTCGTGGGAGAGAGCATATTTTTCCCCAaggaatttgatttcttcatcaACATTTTGGAGGGCTTAATCAAACAACGCTCCAATTCGACAGAG AAATACCACGACTTTGTGGAAGTTGCCACCGAGGCCATTCTGGAGCACACCAAAACGGTCAATGGCAAAGAAGTGCCTATCTGGAATAGAGAAGAGGTCGATGAAATTGTCACCTCTCAG TCGATGTTGTTCATGTTGGCTGGCTTTGACACTACGGCTACTACGCTGACCAATTCAGCTTTCCTGCTGGCCAGAAACCAAGAAGTCCAAGAGAGATTGTACGAAGAAGTTATGAGAAAACACGAACAATTT AGCGAAGTTAATCACGAAATGATTCTCGATTTCCCGTACGTCGATCACGTTATTCACGAGGTTCTACGCATGTATCCTCCATTGCTTAG AGTGGAGAGAATGTGCAATAAGGAAGTGACTTATAATGGCGTTCGCATCAAGAAGGGCATGATAGTAACTGTTCCAGCCTTCGCCCTTCATTACGATGAGGAGTACTACCCGGATCCCTACAGATTCAATCCCGACAG ATGGGACCCTGAAAGTGAAATCAAGCCAAACCCCAACGTGTTCATGCCATTTGGAATGGGCCCCCGCAACTGCGTCGGCATGCGATTCGCCATagaggaaatgaaaattgcCTTGTGTACCCTCGTCAAAAACTTCCGCTTCTTCCCCGTGGCGGAGACACCC GAGGAGATGCAATTCGAAGATGGATTTATAGGAGTCATCCAACCCATTCACGCAACAGTTGGCATCGAATCACGTTGTTGA
- the LOC124204323 gene encoding uncharacterized protein LOC124204323 translates to MATVRIHFHFLVLTCLSLWTGAVFSLEDQSSQQLRNNHNQFQTFMEATVSRLEALEQEQIKIKEDSAAKIMQLEAKVKQQEILLAALLKSDQSSSGSKSVPGESRAATKAMPTSCADLKSTGHLWSGVYSVIGASTVETVYCDFTKPNTDPGFQTFVGYAGVQSKPTYFYGQLNYNWYSVGIPIAYDTFVLNEGGAYDRTTKKFTAPVAGRYFFSFTGRAQSYNPPSDFTLDVTLKKNGATIARAAADDGANSETLSLQSILNLTAGDQVWTEVTYITSGISLLGPDYTHFTGFLLEEDVSLSLKALI, encoded by the exons atggcCACTGTGCggattcatttccattttctggTTCTGACATGTTTGAGTCTCTGGACGGGCGCTGTCTTCTCCTTGGAGGATCAGTCATCGCAACAACTGCGAAACAATCAC AAccaatttcaaacatttatggAAGCCACAGTGTCTCGTCTGGAGGCATTGGAACAAGAGCAG attaaaattaaagaagattCCGCTGCGAAAATCATGCAACTAGAGGCTAAAGTAAAGCAGCAAGAAATCTTACTGGCTGCTCTGTTGAAAAGCGACCAGTCTTCCTCCGGCTCAAAATCTGTTCCAGGAGAATCGAGGGCCGCCACTAAAGCGATGCCAACGTCGTGCGCCGATCTCAAAAGTACTGGGCACCTCTGGAGTGGCGTCTATTCCGTCATTGGCGCCTCGACGGTGGAAACTGTTTACTGCGATTTCACCAAACCCAACACCGACCCAG GTTTCCAGACTTTTGTCGGTTACGCCGGTGTCCAATCCAAACCGACATACTTCTACGGTCAACTGAACTACAACTGGTACTCTGTCGGAATTCCAATTGCATACGACACCTTCGTACTAAACGAAGGAGGAGCTTACGACCgaacgacaaaaaaattcacagcACCCGTGGCGGGGAGatatttcttctcctttacTGGAAGAGCCCAATCGTACAACCCGCCGTCCGATTTCACATTAGACGTGACGTTGAAAAAGAACGGCGCAACCATCGCCAGAGCAGCGGCCGATGACGGAGCCAATTCCGAAACACTCTCGCTGCAATCGATATTAAATCTGACAGCTGGCGATCAAGTCTGGACTGAGGTTACGTACATCACTTCAGGCATCAGTCTGCTCGGTCCCGATTACACGCATTTCACTGGTTTCCTTCTCGAAGAAGATGTTTCCCTATCGCTCAAAGCCCTCATTTAG